GATGGTGCGACGCCAGCAGGTGCTGCGCCAGGTCCGACAGCGTCTCGTCGCCGTACACGGTCGGCACGTCGCGCTCCATCACCTCCCGCACCGACACGGTCTGCATCAGGTCGATCTCGCGGGTCCGCAGGAGACTCAAGCCGCGCCGCGACAACATCAGGTCGTAGAAGCTCTCCTCGTGCAGCAGGTCCGCCCCCAACGTCGCGATGACGGCGGCGAGCAACAGCGGCAGGATCAGGTCGTAACTGCCGGACAGCTCGAACACCATCACGATCGAACTCATCGGCGCGCGCGTCACGGCCGCGAACACCGCCGCCATCCCGACCAGCGCGTACGGCCCCGTCCGCACCCCCAGGTCGGGGAACGCCGCCATCGACGCTTCCCCGAACAACGCCCCGAACGTCGCCCCGATCAACAGCGTCGGCGCGAAGATCCCCCCCGACCCCCACGACCCGATCGACGCTGCGGTCGCCAGCACCTTCCCGACCAGCAACGCCGCCAGCAGCGCCGGCGCGGTGATCCCCTCGTTCAGGATCGCGCCGGTCACGTCGTACCCGCGCCCCAGCACCTGGGGCAGCGCCAGCGCGATCGCGCCGACCGCCGCGCCCCCCACCGCCGGACGCGCCCACGTCGGCAGGCCCGACGCGTTCAGGAGGTCCTCCGCCCCGACCGCCGCCCGGATGAACGCGACCGCCACCAGCGACGCGAGGACCCCCATCGCCACGAACAGCGGCAACTCCAGGGCGCTGCCCAGCACGGAGTCCGGAGGGATCGCGAAGGCGGGCGCGTCCCCGAGCAGCGAGCGCGACACCGCCGTCGCCGCGACGGACCCGACGACGACCGACGCGAAGTACCGCCCCTGGAACTGCCCCAGGATGACCTCGAGGGCGAACAGGACGCCGGCGATCGGGGCGTTGAACGTCGCGGCGATGCCGCCCGCCGCCGCGACGGCGATCAGGTTCTTCCGGCGTTCCTCGTTCAGGTTCGCGGCCTTCGACCACCACGCCGACAACGACGCGGCGAGCTGCACGACCGGCCCCTCCGTTCCCAGCGACGCGCCGCTCCCGATCGAAAGGGCGGTCGCGAGCGGCCGCCACACCACCAAGCTGCGGGTGATGCGCCCCCCGAGGTTCGACACCGCCACCATCACGTGCGGAATCCCCGACCCGCGCGCGTCCGGCGACCACCGCGTCACGATCGGCGCGATCGCCAACCCCCCGAGCGCCGGCGCGGCGACGGTGAGGACGACCGAGGTCGGGCCGCCCCACCGACCCCGAACGTCGCTCACGAACGCCCCCACGAGCCCCACGAGCGCGTCGAAGCCGACGGCGGCCAACCCCGCCGCCCCCCCGACCAGGATCGCGCTGAGCACCAGCGACACCGTCTCCGACGAGCGCTTGTCGAACGGCACGCGGAGGCGCGCCGCGAGGGACCGCACCCACCCCCGGCGGGGCGCGCCTTCGGGATCCGGGGGTTCGGGTGGGCGTGCGTCCCCGTCCGCCACCGGCCTCAGCCCTCCTGCACCCGCCGAATCAGGGCGACCCAATTCCGGTGCGCGATCTTGTGCAGCAGCGCGTCGCCGTACCCGTGCTCGCGCAGCGCCTCGAGCAGCCGGGGGAGCCCCGCGACGTCGTGGATCGCGTCGGGCACCCGCGCCCCGTCGAAGTCCGACCCGAACGCCACGCGGTCCTCGCCGAGGCGCTCCAGCAACGCGTCCAGGTGCCGCGCGAGCACGTCCAGCGGCGTGTCCGCCTCGTGCGCCCCGTCCTCGCGGAGGAACGCCACGGCGAAGTTGAGGCCCACGAGGCCGTCGCGTTCGGCGAGCGCATCGAGCTGCGCGTCGGTCAGGTTCCGCGGGCTGGGGCACAGGCGGTGCACGTTCGAGTGCGACGCGACGACCGGTCGCTCGCTCGCGTCCAGCACGTCCCAAAAGCCCGCCTCGTTCAGGTGCGAGACGTCCACGATCACCCGCAAGCGCTCCGCCTCCCGCACCAGGGCCCGCCCCGCCGCGGTCAGGCCGGGCCCGACGTCCGGCGTGCCGGGGAACGCGAACGGCACGCCCGACGCGAACGCGTTCGGGCGGCTCCACGTCAGCCCGAGCGAGCGCAAGCCCGCCCGGTGGAGGACCTCGAGGACCTCCAGGTCGGTGATCGCTTCGGCCCCCTCGACGTGCGGCAGTGCGGCCAGCACGCCGTCCGCCATCGCCGCCTCGATGCCGTCGGCGTCCGCCACGATCCGCAGCTGCCCCTCCGCCTCGAGCCGCTGCAACCGGGCGAACAGCCGCAACGTCGTCCGCAACGCCGCCCCGCCGTCCAGCGGACCGTAGGGCGGGCGGACGGCGGGATCGTCCGACGGGACGTGCGCCAACGGATCGCGGTTCGGAGCGAACATCGCGAACAGCCCCCCGGCGAACCCGCCGGCGCGCGCCCGCGCCCGATCGACGTGGCCGACGCCGCCCGCGTCGTCGAACGCGCGGTCGGGATCGTCGTGGAGCGCCAACAGGGTGTCGTTGTGACCGTCGAAGACCGGAATCATGCCGCGAGGCTACCCCGCGACCTCGGCCCGCACGACGAGGTCCGCCCCCCCGTCGGCCGCCGCGACCGTCCCGACCCGCGCCGCGCGAGGGAACCGCGGCCGGATCGCCGCCAGCAGGTCGTCCGCGGCGCCGGGCTCGACCGCCAGCAGCAACCCCCCCGACGTCTGCGGGTCGACGAGACGCCACCAGGTGGCCTCCTCGAGGGCGTCCCGGCCCCGGACGTGCGGCTCGACGTAGCGGGTGTTCGACACGTGCGCCTTCGTGAGGATCCCGCGCGCGAGCGTCTCCTGCGCGCCGTGGAGGAGCGGGACGGCGTCCGGATCGACGTGGATCGCGACGCCCGACGCCTGCGCGACGTGCAGCGCGTGCCCCAGCAGCCCGAAGCCGGTGACGTCGGTCGCGGCGCGCACCGCGCCGCGCAGGGCGTCGTCCAGATCCAAGCGGTTCACCTGCCGCATCGACGCGATCGCCTCCTCCAGCGTCGCGGCGTCGATCTCGTCGTTCTTCCGCGCGCCCGTCAACGTCCCGGTCCCCACCGCCTTCGTCAGGATCAACGCGTCCCCGGGCCGCGCCGCGTCGTTGCTCCACAAGCCCCGAGGGTGGGCGACGCCCGTCACCGAGAAGCCGAGCTTCAGGGTGTCGTCCTCGATCGAGTGCCCCCCCACCAGGTGCGCGCCGGCCTCGGCCAGCGCGACCCCCGCGCCGCGCATGAGGCCGTGCAGGATCGCGGCCGGCAGGTCGTCGATCGGGTAGGCGAGGATCGTCAACGCCGTCCGCGGCTCCGCCCCCAT
This region of Trueperaceae bacterium genomic DNA includes:
- a CDS encoding chloride channel protein; amino-acid sequence: MADGDARPPEPPDPEGAPRRGWVRSLAARLRVPFDKRSSETVSLVLSAILVGGAAGLAAVGFDALVGLVGAFVSDVRGRWGGPTSVVLTVAAPALGGLAIAPIVTRWSPDARGSGIPHVMVAVSNLGGRITRSLVVWRPLATALSIGSGASLGTEGPVVQLAASLSAWWSKAANLNEERRKNLIAVAAAGGIAATFNAPIAGVLFALEVILGQFQGRYFASVVVGSVAATAVSRSLLGDAPAFAIPPDSVLGSALELPLFVAMGVLASLVAVAFIRAAVGAEDLLNASGLPTWARPAVGGAAVGAIALALPQVLGRGYDVTGAILNEGITAPALLAALLVGKVLATAASIGSWGSGGIFAPTLLIGATFGALFGEASMAAFPDLGVRTGPYALVGMAAVFAAVTRAPMSSIVMVFELSGSYDLILPLLLAAVIATLGADLLHEESFYDLMLSRRGLSLLRTREIDLMQTVSVREVMERDVPTVYGDETLSDLAQHLLASHHHGFVVVSRDAPKRMVGVVTLTDLERARRDGLAPTTRLDAVCTCDVLAVTPDEAASDVLETMGRRGIGRMPVVDPQDRTRPVGFVRQTDLARAYYLAVSRERTQDERAEELRLRDLTGQEIVEVRVPRGARLAGRSLRDANLPKESIVVAIRRRGRTLFPHGDTVLEAGDTVVVNVAPGFGPRVRRGITDAAPTPEAEGPGGGG
- a CDS encoding dipeptidase, with protein sequence MIPVFDGHNDTLLALHDDPDRAFDDAGGVGHVDRARARAGGFAGGLFAMFAPNRDPLAHVPSDDPAVRPPYGPLDGGAALRTTLRLFARLQRLEAEGQLRIVADADGIEAAMADGVLAALPHVEGAEAITDLEVLEVLHRAGLRSLGLTWSRPNAFASGVPFAFPGTPDVGPGLTAAGRALVREAERLRVIVDVSHLNEAGFWDVLDASERPVVASHSNVHRLCPSPRNLTDAQLDALAERDGLVGLNFAVAFLREDGAHEADTPLDVLARHLDALLERLGEDRVAFGSDFDGARVPDAIHDVAGLPRLLEALREHGYGDALLHKIAHRNWVALIRRVQEG
- the selD gene encoding selenide, water dikinase SelD — protein: MNDAPLRLTKTVSKGGCAAKLAAGTLRDLLKDLPRPDHPDLLVGHDALDDAAAWRLRDDVAMVQTLDFFTPIVDDPEDFGAVAAANAVSDVFAMGAEPRTALTILAYPIDDLPAAILHGLMRGAGVALAEAGAHLVGGHSIEDDTLKLGFSVTGVAHPRGLWSNDAARPGDALILTKAVGTGTLTGARKNDEIDAATLEEAIASMRQVNRLDLDDALRGAVRAATDVTGFGLLGHALHVAQASGVAIHVDPDAVPLLHGAQETLARGILTKAHVSNTRYVEPHVRGRDALEEATWWRLVDPQTSGGLLLAVEPGAADDLLAAIRPRFPRAARVGTVAAADGGADLVVRAEVAG